A portion of the Ricinus communis isolate WT05 ecotype wild-type chromosome 10, ASM1957865v1, whole genome shotgun sequence genome contains these proteins:
- the LOC8274940 gene encoding transmembrane protein 87B: MSKLKQREMIRYLVGIFLIYTIKTVTASIHVYQNEAFIPRSNAFFFHGGSEGLYASRIHDSSSSSSDKPLHGKSFIRFEDVTFVRTKEAASKPNEMQQSTGLVEAIILEVKDRDRIGGAFLKTNAICCDPTLAQAGSCTLGEVIIQKDKDNPEWPKRIQTSFAGKNEEAKMEPETVEINSTGMYYLYFMFCNPELKGTLIKGRTVWKNPYGYLPGKMTPLMSFYGIMSLAYLVLGLIWFLRFVQFWKDVIHLHYHITAVIALGMCEMAVWYFEYANFNSTGTRPMGVTLWAVTFSTVKKTLSRLLLLVVSMGFGVVKPTLGGITSKVLLLGLVYFIASEALELVEHLGNINDLSKKTELFLVLPVAFLDSCFIVWIFSSLSKTLEKLQMRRNMAKLDLYRKFTNSLAVTVLLSIAWIGFELYFNATDPLSELWQAAWIIPAFWTLLAYCLLAVICALWAPSSNPTRYAYSEEMGEDIDEEGISLTSSVDIATKLERKGLGEDLEEDKRE; encoded by the exons atGAGCAAACTGAAACAGAGAGAAATGATTAGGTATTTAGTGggcatatttttaatttatacaatCAAAACAGTAACTGCCTCGATTCACGTGTACCAAAACGAAGCGTTTATACCTCGCTCAAATGCCTTCTTCTTTCATGGAGGCAGTGAAGGTCTCTACGCTTCTAGAATCCACgattcctcttcttcttcctctgaTAAACCACTTCATGGGAAATCCTTTATCAG GTTCGAAGATGTTACTTTTGTGAGAACGAAGGAGGCTGCCAGTAAGCCAAATGAAATGCAACAGAGCACTGGATTAGTGGAAGCTATCATACTTGAGGTGAAAGATAGGGACAGGATTGGAGGGGCATTCCTAAAAACTAACGCGATATGCTGTGACCCTACACTTGCTCAGGCTGGGTCCTGTACGCTAGGGGAAGTTATTATCCAAAAGGACAAAGATAACCCAGAATGGCCAAAACGCATTCAGACATCCTTTGCAGGGAAGAATGAAGAAGCTAAAATGGAGCCTGAAACTGTGGAAATAAATAGTACTGGAATGTACTACCTTTACTTCATGTTCTGTAATCCAGAACTTAAGGGTACATTGATTAAGGGAAGGACTGTGTGGAAGAATCCTTATGGTTATTTACCTGGAAAGATGACTCCTTTGATGTCATTTTATGGCATCATGTCTTTGGCTTATCTTGTACTAGGATTAATCTGGTTCTTAAGGTTTGTTCAGTTCTGGAAGGATGTCATACATCTGCACTACCACATCACAGCAGTTATTGCACTTGGAATGTGTGAGATGGCTGTTTGGTATTTTGAATATGCTAATTTTAATTCCACCGGAACAAGGCCTATGGGAGTTACATTGTGGGCTGTCACCTTTAGCACTGTAAAGAAGACTTTATCTCGCCTGCTCCTTTTGGTTGTTTCCATGGGCTTTGGTGTAGTAAAGCCAACGCTTGGTGGCATAACATCAAAAGTACTTCTTCTTGGTCTGGTATATTTTATTGCATCAGAGGCACTTGAGCTCGTTGAGCATTTAGGGAATATCAATGACTTGTCCAAGAAAACAGAGTTATTTTTGGTGCTTCCTGTTGCTTTCCTAGATTCTTGCTTCATTGTTTGGATTTTCTCATCACTGTCAAAAACATTAGAGAAGCTTCAG ATGAGAAGGAACATGGCTAAACTGGATCTGTACCGAAAGTTTACCAATTCTCTTGCAGTTACTGTTCTCCTCTCCATTGCTTGGATTGGCTTTGAG cTATACTTCAATGCAACTGACCCGCTAAGTGAGCTATGGCAAGCTGCTTGGATCATTCCTGCTTTCTGGACTCTGCTTGCATACTGTCTCTTGGCAGTGATATGTGCTCTGTGGGCTCCTTCAAGTAACCCTACTAG GTATGCATATTCAGAAGAGATGGGAGAAGACATCGATGAGGAAGGTATCTCATTGACAAGCAGTGTGGATATTGCGACCAAGCTAGAAAGGAAGGGGCTTGGGGAAGATCTTGAAGAGGATAAGCgagaataa
- the LOC8274941 gene encoding uncharacterized protein LOC8274941 produces MGLIIYLDTVLVPLSLFIMVGYHVYLWQCFKNKPSQTTIGIDSLRRKSWFLEVKEGDDKKSMLAVQSLRNAQMTTIFTASIAILVNLSLAALTNNSYNAGHLLSSAVFGSQSGKLSVLKFGSASFFLLASFLCSSIGLGFMIDSNFLINIASYEFSSWPAYTQTIFERGFFLALIGNRVLCITFPLLLWLLGPLPVGLSSVALVWGLYEFDFHGKSVTSSSNNATALR; encoded by the exons ATGGGTTTGATTATTTATCTTGATACTGTTTTAGTCCCTTTGAGTCTCTTCATCATGGTGGGTTACCATGTTTATCTATGGCAGTGTTTCAAGAACAAACCGTCTCAAACCACCATCGGGATTGATTCATTACGGAGGAAAAGTTGGTTTCTTGAAGTGAAAGAG GGTGATGATAAGAAAAGCATGTTAGCAGTACAGAGCTTGAGAAACGCTCAGATGACAACAATATTCACGGCTTCAATAGCAATTCTTGTAAACTTATCACTGGCAGCTTTaactaacaactcttataACGCTGGCCATCTCTTGAGCAGTGCAGTTTTTGGGTCACAATCAGGGAAACTTTCTGTTCTGAAATTCGGGTCAGCATCATTTTTCCTTCTGGCTAGCTTCTTATGCAGTTCTATAGGACTTGGATTCATGATAGATTCCAATTTCTTGATAAATATTGCTTCTTACGAGTTCTCATCATGGCCAGCATATACACAAACGATATTTGAAAGAGGGTTCTTCCTTGCTCTTATAGGGAATAGAGTTCTCTGCATCACTTTTCCTTTGTTGTTATGGCTGCTTGGTCCTCTGCCTGTTGGCTTGTCCTCTGTTGCACTTGTTTGGGGTTTGTATGAGTTTGATTTTCATGGCAAGTCTGTGACTAGCAGCAGCAACAACGCGACTGCCCTAAGATGA